Below is a window of Mobula hypostoma chromosome X2, sMobHyp1.1, whole genome shotgun sequence DNA.
TAGGGCAGGGCAAGGAAGGTGAAAGGTCCATAGACTAGTAATGGACCTCATCAGTGTTAATCTAGACATGCTGGCTTGACATAAGGGATGGGATGTTGCCGTGGTAAAGCAGAAGGTTGCTAGGCTGTATTAAAACCCCAGTGGAGGTCAGAAACACAGAGCTGCCATATCTGGTTTGATCACAATGCATTCTGATCACATTTGATTACATACAATACCTGATAATGTAATCTTCAATTTCATGATAATTTACAAAATAATCAAATATTAACTCATTCACTTTGAAATTGTGTTTTAGTCTACACCTTAATAGCCATATGTAGTGCACTGCCCTGTGATTCAATAGATCTTGGTTAAAGGACCCAGCTCCTCATTGCCCTCTTATTTCAACCAGCTCAGAATCTTTGGTTCCCTCTTTCTTCACTCCTTACCTTTCACTGTTTATCCATGGGAAGATCATCGGGTTTCACTCCTCCCCTTCCTGCCTTCCCCGCCGGGGGCTATTCTCACTCACCATCCTGTTCCTTCTGATCCTAAAAAATCAGAATTTGACGAAAGGTCTCTGACCTAAAACAGTAACTCTGATTCTTtttcctgactcgctgagtttttgatttcctttcagatttccagcatctgcagttttttaatTCACATTATAGTTTGTAGGAACTGGAAACTCACATtctcataagacacaggaacagagttaggccattcagcccattgagttttccCTGCTATtccatattatccctctcaaccccatactcaGGCTtcctccccgtaatctttgacacacttactaatcaaggagCTGTcaactcttctttaaatatactcaaagacttggcctccacagctgtctgtggcaacaatttccatgGATACACCTCCCCAAGGTCCTgtttcccttctctcttttacGCCAATTGGCTTCTTTCTCTTCCCCAAGCTATAATTTCCaagtctccctcccttcccttcttaCTCCATTCCTCCAATAAAGAACCTACCAccctcccagagagttgtggctcTCAGAGCGATAACTCTGAACTGTTCCCCGAGCTTAGTTCTGAGGCTCAGATTGGGaaagtcatagaatcatggagtgagaggtacacagcacagaaacaggttcttcaacCCTACGAGTCTGTACTGTCAAACATATACTTACATTAATCCTATGCaagtcccattttattctctcgaCTTTCCTATCATCTCTCCCCAGgctccacacacgcacacacatactcTGGCTAATTAACCTAACCACCCACTCGTCATTGTGAagtggagggaaaccagagcacccagaggaaacccatgaatTCACAGGGAGAGCACGTAAACTCCACAAAAACAGCACCAAAGATTACaaatgaacccagatcactggtgaTGAGAGGCACCAGGCCACCAAGGTCTTTTAATAAGTGCCCGATTCTAACTCCCATGGCTGTGAGTCAAGCCATTATTCACAGGGCTTTATCTCAATGTTTGTTGCCCACGTCAGTGACCTATATCACCAGTTCCCTGGGTTATTGGAAATATTGCCCAGGATAGACATCCTCAATTTGAAAATTTCAGGTTAGTTTTGAGAAGGTTAGGAACCTTACCAGGAAACCTCTTGTCAGCCCCAGTGTTTAGAATAACATGTTTATTCCATTGTTGGCAGTGTGGGACTTCAGCTTGTGCTCATATGTAtaaagtttttattttatttatgaaaaTAAATCCTCTTCCGGTCCATAGCAAGCTCAATTTCTAATCACAAAATTACCTCACATTTAGCACACAGGAATTGGATTTAAAAAGTAAGCCATTTTGTGCTGTACAAAACCAATGTGTCTGGAATGTTCCCTGCCACTGATTGGCAGATGTGTTGTAACTACCTCCTTCCTTGGGGGAAAGACACAAGAAGATATTTCAGAATGGTCCTGTCAAAGCCTCCATTTTGAGAATTCCCCTGATCTTGGATAAATTGGACAAGAAGTATCCTGTGATATATTCAGGATTCCTTAGGCACACCCTACCAAGAAATTGGAGTCTTCCAAATCATTACAATGGATATTTTGAGGTGCTATTCTTTTCTTAAAAACAAACACATACATACGCCTTCAGCAATTTTAATTGAACCTGCCTGCTGGAAAATGTACGGAATTGGTTGCAACATTAGTTTTTTTTCTATCACATGTGATTTACTCACTACTGAGGGACAGAGTCAAGTGGGAATATGAAGATGGTAATCCACCTTCTCTGGTGGGACTCCTACTCCACAACAGTGCGGGATCAACTACAGCAGAGGGACAATAGTGGTTCATGAAAGCAGGTCACCAAAAACTTCTCAAGGGCGATTAGAGAAGGGTAGTAAATACTGGTCTTGCCGGCAATGCTAACCTCCCAAACAGTGAATAAGCAAAACAACTACATTTACGTTCCCCTGAATGAATAACGAAGCAGGGTGCATATTATTTTTACTTGTAATGTGCCACCTACTCACTGACGCTCAGTTAAAGCGTGCACAATTAACACCCTAGTTATAATTCACCACATTCATATGGCACTTGGCATGATAATTCGCATTGTATTTACGCTGATGGTGTGAAGCTAGTGCTCGCGTTGAATACTGCCATGTTCAGTGGTATCACTTGCGCGCAGTTTGGAGGTTGACGGCATGCACGATGAATCGAACGCGGTTTTGCGGCGCAGCGGAAGGTGGGCACATCAGCACTTGTGTTTAATGTAAAGCAGCATGGAGGAGAATCGGTAACATCCCGTGAAGCATGAAGATCAACAGTCGTCAGCAGAGGCAGGTCATCCTCAGCCAAGTTTCACTGTCCCTAGTGCTGCCTACAAACACAAAACTCAGTTAGAACAAAGCTCGAATGAACTGCAATCTCAATGCCAGAAACAATTGGGTTCTTTGCTTCCACATTGTTTTACAATTAGCAGGAAGGAGTGAACAAGCTTTTGCACCAATATAGAACTTGGTCCTCAAACTCACTCTATGTGTtcattaaatcatggctgaactGATTGTATTCTCATCTGCCTATGGTAACTTCCACCGCTTTGATTATGAAGTGTCTATCTTCCTCTGCCTTAAAAGTAGCCATTGACTTGTCAGAAGAAGGTCCAAAGACTTATGATCATCTGAGAGAAAAACAGTTGCATTATTCAATGGGTGATTCTTATTGGTAAACTTTGACTTCTAGTCCCAGATGCTCCCATAAGgggcgccatggtagcatagcagttagtgcaacaatATTACAGCTAGGGGCTTccgagtttggagtttaattccgacaccgtctgtaaggagtttgtacgtcctcccgtgaacatgtgggtttcttccaggtgctccaatttcctcccacagtccaaagacgtaccagatagcaggttaattggtcatgtaaattgtcctgtgattaggctagggtaaaaTAGGTGGGTTGCCGGGCCGTACAGCCTGTTAGGCCGgaaatgccttttatgcactgcatctctaaataaaaataaaaaataaagagaaaatatcTTCACATTCACcctgccaagacccttcaatgtTATCTTTGTTTCAGTCAATTCCTCTTTATTTCTACTAAACCCCAGCAACAACTTCTCGAGTGTAGAAGAATTAGAGAGGAATTAACTGAAACAATCTTATTCCATCCAAACTTTCTTCATAAATAGGTCCACCCATTCCAGGTCTTTGTCCAGTTTACCTTCTCAGAACAGTTTCTAACATATTAATATTCTTCCTTCTATAACAAGTCCAAtgttgtgcacagtactccagatgtagtCTTTTTCAAGTCTGAGATAACTGAAGCAGAATCTCCTAACTTTTGTATGCAGTTCCAAAAACAATAAGCTATCTCATTCTGATAGTTTTCCTAATTTTTGGGGTGGGACGGTAGTATAGTGgtacgctttacagtaccagtgactcaggttcaattcccaccgctgcctgtaaagagtttgtacattttccactgtgaccatgtgggtttccttccagtgctctggttttctcccacagtccaaagatctacggactggtgggttaattggtcattgtaaattgtcctgtgataggccaggattaaatcggggggttgCTAGGTGcagcggctcgaagggccagaagggcctgttctatgctgtatctctatatagaaaaaaataaacaaacaaacaaatgctTACTGTACCTACGTGCTTACTGAATCGCAGACTAGATCCCTCTGCAACCATTTATATAATATAGTTCTTTTTTTAATTCTTTGCTtcattatacttcatttgccaaATCATTGCCTCATTTAATCCATCTATATTCCTTGAAATCTCCCTATGTCCTCTCTACAGCTTACTTTCCTACCTATCCAAGTGTCATTAGGAAGTTTAGCAACTGTAACTTTTGTGCCCTCATCAAAATCACTTGGATAAATCACAAAAATTAAAATCCCAGCAGCAATCCCTTGGCACTCATTACATCTTGTCAAATAGCAAAAAAGACCTCTTTATGCCAACACTCCATTTTGTGTTAACCAAGCAATTTTCTATCTGCACCAATCTGAAGATGAAGTCCAccgtggatggtcccaagccccgctgtgaaaggaggagggttgggcatgaggctagcaatcccatcctgtaaaaacccagagctacagaaatggcaaCAGAAGCTTCAAAGAGCTCATCCTGGGAGAGAAAGGATCTAAGACGAGGGACGATTTGAGAGACTggtccaggacagaggactctggcgagctgccgTCAGTAGCCTCTGACCCAAAaaagggtgatgggcttaagaagaagaagaagaaggggaAGAATCGAAAGGTAAAGATTAGATaactattagctttatttgtcatatgtacatcaaaacttgcaatgaaatgtgttgtttgtttcAAATTgagtcagcgaggattgtgctgggcagctctTGAGTGTCACCacgtttctggtgccaacataacatgcccacaacttgccatTCCTAACAATACATCttctggaaagtgggaggaaaacagagcacccggaTAAGACCATGGTGGGAATCAAACCACAGATGGtgccgtaaagcgttgtgctaactgctacactacagtgCCACCCCTTAATCTGTCACCTCCTGCACCATGCGCTTCTATTTTCTGTACTAAAGTTTGCTGCAATGTCCTATCAAATGCGTTCTGAAAATCTAAGGATAGTACGTCTACTGTTTCTCGCTTATGTACGTTGGGTTTTCAATGAAAAGATCAATTGTAAAACCACATTAACTTTGTTTGATGACTTTGATTTGCCACATTTGACGTATCTTTCAAACCAACCTCCTAAGAGCAGCATGATAATAACAATCAGATCATTTGCTTTTTGGTCATATTGTTTGAGGAATATGCAGTATGTTGGTCTGTTATTGGGGGATCCTCTCCTCTTTTCATTAAAATAATGTTCTGGGATCTTTTACAACCACCTAAGATTCCAGTAAGAAGTTTGACATCATCCAAGACAAGGCAGCCGGCTGTGTTAGCCTCTCATCCCCCATCTGAAATGCTCattctggcaacacacacaaaaaatgctggttcaccagcattttttgtgtatgttgcttgaatttccagcatctgcagatttcatcgTGTTTGCTCATTCTGGCCCCTGCTTGCAGATTATAGCTTAGAGTGTAACATTGACAAAAATGCTCTGCATTTGCTCAGctaaaagattaactttatttgtcacatgtacattgaaacagacagtgaactgcgtcacttgcatcaaatcaaatcagcagaaattgtactgggcagcccgcaagtgtcaccacactgccGGCGCCAACAACTCACCAACCTTAACCActtggaaaacctacagcacaatacaggcccttcgacccacaaagttgtgccgaacacgtccctacattagaaattactaggcttgcccatagccctctatttttctaagctccatgtacctatccaaaagtctcttaaaagaccctatcgtatctacctccaccaccattgccggcagcccattccacgcacctggaggaaatccatgcagtcacggtGAGAgtatatgaactccttacaggcaacggtGGAAATTAAACCCTGATTGGAAATGCTGAAAAGCAATCCGCTGactactacgctaccatgctgccctatgATTAGCTAAATTGCTCTAACAAGACTTCTTAAACATGGGAAATCTACTATCAAGGACAAAGGTAGCAAAGACGTGGGAATAACATAATTTGCTGATTCCCCTTCTGGTTGTACTctgtcctgacttggaaacagaGCACCATTTTGTCActgactcaagagattctgcaggtgctggaaatccagagcaacacacaaaaaatgctggagggactcagcaggtcagacggcatcCATGAAATGAATAAAACGTCAACATATCGgtccgagaaccttcatcaggaccggaaaggaagcgGAGCTTGATGCCTCCCCCCAACTTCTCATTCTtgcatctcccccttcctttccagtcctgatgaagggtctcggcctgaaatgtcgatggtttattcctttccatggaagctgcctgacctgttgagctcctccaacattttgtgtgtgttacgttGTTGGTGGGTCCAGATTCAGGACCTCAATGCCTAAGAGGGTATCATCAGAAGGACTGAGGTGGTTGAACAgggcagctcaccaccaccttctgaagAGCAATTAGGGATAAGCAGTAAACATTAACCTTAGCAACCACCCTACatccaataaaataaataaaatagaatacTTGGAGAGGCTGTTGAACCTGAGTCCCAGCTGACTCCATGAGCCTTACTTTTCCTCTTCTTCCTGATTGCCTTCCCCGTCtgtttttccttcttcttcagttttCTGATCTTCGGATTGGTTATCTTGTTTCTTTTTCCTCCTCACACACTTAACTATGACTAAAATCAGAATGACGACAGCAAGGAATCCACCAACGGAGGCGCCAATGATTACAGCGACGGTGGAGTCACGCTCAGGAGCCACTGAAAGAGAGAGCACCTGTTAGTAACTGTCTACCACAGagttacaagagattctgcagatgcggaCACTTCCCAACCTGGTTACCCCCTTATCTTCGCTTTCCTTCTCCCACTTtcatgtccatcacctccctctggttcccctccccctttcctttcttccatggtccactgtactctccaatcagattcctccttcttcagccttttacctcttccacctatcagctcccagtttctcacatcatcccctctctccctcccatccgTCTTCCCTTTCAGCTGGTCTCACTTGTTACCTGCCATCTTgtatccccctcctcccccatgttctgattctggcttctgcctctttcatttccagtcctgatgaagggtcttgccccaaaacgttgactccaTACAAAATtttcctccatagctgctgcctgaccggcGGAATTCCTCCACCTTTTTGTGGGTCTACTCCTTCAGGCATGGGGCATGAAAATGGCAGCAACAGTGGACTTTCCTCTCTAGacagaaggtggtggaggtgaaAAGCATTTAAGAAGCAAGCGgataattattttttaatttatggaATTTTGGGGAAATGGCTGGAAGAAGGAGTTGAGGCCTATGGTAGATCAGCCATgctcttattgaatgacaggacAGATTTAAGGGATCAAGTAGCTAACTCCTACTCCTATTTTCTCGTGCATCTTTTCAGGGAAAGAAGCTGCTTTAGAGTTTGTAAATACCCACCGCTCGCCCCACCCCACAGGCAGATGTATGGGTCTCCCTCTTTCTGTGGAAAGGATAAAGTGGGATTAGCATAAGATTAGTGTAGATacaatactatgcaaaagtctcaggcatatatactgtatataactaGGATCCTTAGACTTTTTcccagtactgcatttgtcaatgtggagcagagagcaagtttgtaaatttgACGGGAGCAAACGATGTTAAGAATGGTGAGGGTGCAGTGCCGTGGGTTGGGTATGGgatgggtggcagagaaggagtgctagggGTACGGGGTGGcatggatgcagacacacccagccctgagacaccaggcaaggtcgtttgattccaaacaattggtttattgatcattacagaatgtccctctggtgcttccagctCCCTCCATTCTCCCCTcatcttttcccaaccatgattcccctctccctgcccccttcccactctcagtccacaatagagaccccgatcagaatcaggtttatcatcattcacatatgtcatgattttttttttgcagcagtgcagtgcaatacataaaattgctgaaGTACTATACAAAAGCCTTTGTCACCCGAGTTATATACATGTGCGTAAGACACAGTGCTGTAGGTGCTGGGTTGTTGTTGTGCACTCGGCAGGCCAAAGAGCCTGGCTTTGTGCTACGACAAATGGTTAATGGGGAAAGGTGGAGGGATATTGGTACTGACGGGTGAGAGGTTTTTTTGACGATACCTTCTGTGACCACGCTGAGATGAATGGTTCCCAATCCTTTGTGCCGGTCAGGAGGGTTTAAGACGTAACACTTGTAAATGCCCTCATCACTAGTCTGGATGTCATGAATAGTGACGGAGACATCTTTCCTTGCCAGGTTGCCGGACCACTCCACACGACCCAAAAAGCGGTCTGTTTTGGAGATGATGACCCGGCGGCGAAATTGGACAAACTATAAAATCAGAGtgagaatcaggattattatcgcAGGCAcatatcatgaaatctgtttcttcgtggcatcagtacagtgcaacatatcaaaaattactataagctacaataaaaatataaaataaataagaccataagatataggagcagaattaggccgtttggctcatcaagtctgctcccccatttcatcatggctgatccaattttcctccctGCCCCAGttccctgctttctccctgtatcccttcatgccctgatcaatcaaaaatctatcacccACTGCCTTagtatacatacagacttggcctccacagctacctgtgacaaagaattcaacagattcacctctctctggctcaagaaattcctccatatctccgttctaaaagaatgcccctctattttgaggctgtgtcccctggttttagaatcttccaccataggaaacatcctctccacatccactgtatcaaggcctttcaccatttcataggtttcaatgaggtcacccctcattcttctgaattccagtgagtacaggcccagagccatcagacattcttcatatgacaagccattcaatcctggaatcattttcgtgaacctcctttgaaccctctccaacgtcagcacatcctttctaagataagaggcccaaagctgctcacaatactctgtgaggcctcaccagtgctttataaagtctcaacattatatccaatcttccagaaatgaatgctaacatcacatctgccttccttaccagagactcaaccttcaaattaacttttagagaatcctgcacaagcactgccaagtccctttgtgcctctttttttgtattttctccccatttagaaaatagtctaccctttcatatcttctgccaaagtgcataaccaaacacttcccgacactgtattctatctgccacttctttgcccattctcataatctgtccaagtccttctgtagcctctctacttcctccaaactacctgcccctctacccatcttcatatcatctacaaactttgcaacaaagccagcaattccatcatccaggttattaacatataatgtaaaaagatctaccctgtagaacaccactagtcactggcagccagccagaaaaggctccctttattcccatccttTGCTTCCTGCtagtcagtcactgctttatatatactagaatctctcctgtagtaccacgggctcatagcttgttaagcagcctcatgtgtggcaccttgtcaaaggctttctgaaaatccaaatacacaacctCAACCAATTCTCTTTCGTCTATCCTGCTTCTTGTTTCTTCgaagtattccaacagatttgtctggcaagattttcccttgaggaaaccatagcaACTATGACCTGTTTTatgatgtgcctccaagtattctgagacctcatccttaagaatcagctccagcattttcccaaccactgaagtcagggtaactggtctataatttcctttcttctccttctctgcatttttgaagagtggagtggcatttgcaattttccattcttcctgagccattccagaatctagtgattctttaaagatcattactaatacctccacaatcacttcagccacctcttttagaactctggggtgtacaccatctggtccaggtgacttatctaccttcagacctttcaattccccaagaaccttctccccagtaatggtaacttcacacacttcatgaccctgacATATGGAAATTtcaccatactactagtgtcttgcacagtgaagactgatgcgtaGTACTTGTTCAGTTGGTCCTTCATTTCCTTttcccacattactacctctccagtatcattttccagcggtccaatttctactctcacctctcttttacactatgtatctgaagaaacttttgctatcctctttaatattttgtCTAGCTTacatttgtattccatctttaccttcttaatgacttttttagttgccttcttgttggtatttaaaagcttctgaatcctctaacttcctaccaatttttgctctactatacgccttctctttggcttctcTTATTCGCTACGGTTgtgtctttcctttagaatacttcttcctctttgggatgtatatatcctgtgccttccaaattgcttccagaaattccagcca
It encodes the following:
- the scn2b gene encoding sodium channel subunit beta-2 isoform X1, which codes for MKVKTRPVLPFLHFGLAGLMLLSNGLVRLGSGMEVMVTPNVVKLNGTSAKLTCTFNSCYDASDKHFSLNWTYQECNNCSEDLFVQFRRRVIISKTDRFLGRVEWSGNLARKDVSVTIHDIQTSDEGIYKCYVLNPPDRHKGLGTIHLSVVTEVAPERDSTVAVIIGASVGGFLAVVILILVIVKCVRRKKKQDNQSEDQKTEEEGKTDGEGNQEEEEKQH
- the scn2b gene encoding sodium channel subunit beta-2 isoform X2, with amino-acid sequence MKVKTRPVLPFLHFGLAGLMLLSNGLVRLGSGMEVMVTPNVVKLNGTSAKLTCTFNSCYDASDKHFSLNWTYQECNNCSEDLFVQFRRRVIISKTDRFLGRVEWSGNLARKDVSVTIHDIQTSDEGIYKCYVLNPPDRHKGLGTIHLSVVTEVAPERDSTVAVIIGASVGGFLAVVILILVIVKCVRRKKKQDNQSEDQKTEEEGKTDGEGNQEEEEK